A window from Streptomyces sp. NBC_00335 encodes these proteins:
- a CDS encoding dihydrodipicolinate synthase family protein, whose amino-acid sequence MTFETLRTALADVVAIPVTPFTAAGDLDTGAHRALLRRLIDGGVRTLTPNGNTGEFYALTPEERLRVTELTIEEAGGNAAVLVGVGHDVPTAVAAARHARACGAPMLMVHQPVHPYVSEDGWVDYHRAIAEAVPELGIVPYIRNAQLSGVRLAELGDACPNVVGVKYAVPDAARFAGFARDAGLERFVWVAGLAEPYAPSYFAGGATGFTSGLVNVCPALSLEMLSALRAGDYPAAMKVWERIRRFEELRAANGSADNVTVVKEALASLGLCRRDIRPPSRELPVSARAEVAAIAAGWRT is encoded by the coding sequence ATGACCTTCGAGACCCTGAGGACCGCACTCGCCGATGTCGTGGCCATCCCGGTCACGCCCTTCACCGCTGCGGGCGATCTGGACACCGGCGCGCACCGCGCGCTGCTTCGCCGCCTGATCGACGGCGGCGTGCGCACGCTCACCCCGAACGGGAACACCGGTGAGTTCTATGCCCTGACACCCGAAGAACGCTTGCGGGTGACGGAGTTGACCATCGAGGAGGCGGGCGGGAACGCCGCGGTCCTGGTCGGTGTGGGGCACGACGTGCCGACGGCGGTCGCGGCCGCCCGGCACGCACGCGCCTGCGGAGCACCGATGCTGATGGTGCACCAGCCCGTGCACCCGTACGTCTCCGAGGACGGCTGGGTCGACTACCACCGGGCCATCGCCGAGGCCGTGCCCGAACTCGGCATCGTCCCCTACATCCGCAATGCACAACTGAGCGGCGTGCGGCTCGCGGAGCTGGGCGACGCCTGCCCGAACGTGGTCGGAGTGAAGTACGCCGTCCCGGACGCGGCCCGGTTCGCCGGTTTCGCCCGTGACGCGGGGCTGGAGCGCTTCGTCTGGGTGGCGGGGCTCGCGGAACCGTACGCCCCTTCCTACTTCGCGGGAGGTGCGACGGGCTTCACCTCCGGCCTGGTCAACGTCTGTCCCGCGCTCTCCCTGGAGATGCTGTCCGCCCTGCGGGCCGGCGACTACCCGGCCGCCATGAAGGTGTGGGAGCGGATCCGCCGCTTCGAGGAGCTGCGGGCCGCCAACGGCAGCGCCGACAACGTCACCGTCGTCAAGGAGGCCCTCGCCTCGCTCGGTCTGTGCCGGCGCGACATCCGCCCGCCCAGCCGCGAGCTGCCCGTATCCGCGCGCGCCGAGGTTGCCGCGATAGCCGCCGGATGGCGGACATGA
- a CDS encoding carbohydrate-binding protein, protein MKPSSPLSLLACAALAVGAFVALPGGTATAAPVRYEAEASPALCTGTIDSDWAGYSGSGFCNGTNAVGSYAQFTVNAPTSGTATLKVRFANGTTTARPAAVTVNGSAAASASFESTGTWATWATKTLALPLASGSNTIRLSPTASAGLPNVDSLDVEVDDTTPPPTGAALYVAPNGSDGADGTQSAPTTLTSAISRVPAGGTIYLRGGTYRYSQTITIPQGRNGTPSARTQLSAYPGEQPVLNFSAMAEDPANRGLAVNGSYWHVKGIVVERAGDNGIFVGGSNNVFERTVTRFNRDTGLQLSRMASTTPRDQWPSNNLVLSAESHDNADSDGEDADGFAAKLTVGPGNVFRYAVAHNNIDDGWDLYTKTDTGPIGPVTIEDSLAYGNGTLSDGTVNSNGDRNGYKLGGEDIKVDHVVRRSIAYRNGKHGFTYNSNPGTMSVSANVSIDNAQRNYSFDAGTSVFRNNVSCRSGSGTNDRTIGDADSSNQFWSGSNGSRCSSFTGALNWSFAADGRLAVTFGGTPVSP, encoded by the coding sequence ATGAAACCGAGCTCCCCCCTGTCCTTACTCGCCTGCGCCGCTCTGGCGGTCGGCGCGTTCGTGGCGCTGCCCGGTGGCACGGCCACAGCCGCCCCTGTCCGCTACGAGGCCGAGGCCTCGCCCGCGCTCTGTACCGGCACCATCGACTCCGACTGGGCCGGCTACTCCGGCAGCGGATTCTGCAACGGGACCAACGCGGTCGGTTCCTACGCTCAGTTCACGGTGAACGCCCCCACCTCGGGTACCGCGACGCTGAAGGTCCGCTTCGCCAACGGGACCACCACCGCAAGGCCCGCGGCCGTCACGGTGAACGGCTCGGCGGCCGCATCCGCTTCGTTCGAGAGCACCGGCACCTGGGCGACATGGGCGACGAAGACGCTCGCGCTGCCCCTCGCGTCGGGCAGCAACACCATCCGGCTCAGCCCCACGGCCTCCGCGGGCCTGCCCAACGTCGACTCCCTCGACGTCGAGGTGGACGACACCACCCCGCCGCCGACGGGCGCCGCGCTGTACGTGGCGCCGAACGGCAGCGATGGCGCGGACGGTACGCAATCGGCCCCGACCACGCTCACCTCGGCGATCAGCCGCGTCCCTGCCGGTGGAACGATCTACCTGCGTGGCGGGACCTACCGCTACTCCCAGACGATCACCATCCCGCAGGGCAGGAACGGGACGCCGAGCGCCCGCACACAGCTGTCCGCCTACCCCGGTGAGCAGCCGGTGCTGAACTTCTCGGCCATGGCCGAGGACCCGGCGAACCGGGGGCTCGCCGTGAACGGGTCGTACTGGCACGTCAAGGGCATCGTGGTCGAACGAGCCGGTGACAACGGGATCTTCGTCGGCGGCAGCAACAACGTCTTCGAGCGCACGGTGACGCGCTTCAACCGGGACACCGGGCTGCAGCTCTCGCGGATGGCCTCCACCACCCCGCGCGACCAGTGGCCCTCCAACAACCTCGTGCTGAGCGCGGAGTCGCACGACAACGCCGATTCCGACGGCGAGGACGCCGACGGCTTCGCGGCGAAGCTGACCGTCGGTCCCGGGAACGTCTTCCGCTACGCGGTGGCCCACAACAACATCGACGACGGCTGGGACCTCTACACCAAGACCGACACCGGCCCCATCGGTCCGGTCACCATCGAGGACTCCCTCGCCTACGGCAACGGCACCCTCTCCGACGGCACCGTGAACTCCAACGGTGACCGCAACGGCTACAAGCTCGGCGGAGAGGACATCAAGGTCGACCACGTCGTCCGGCGCAGCATCGCCTATCGCAACGGCAAGCACGGGTTCACGTACAACAGCAACCCCGGCACCATGTCGGTGTCGGCCAACGTCAGCATCGACAACGCTCAGCGCAACTACTCCTTCGATGCGGGTACTTCGGTGTTCCGCAACAACGTCTCGTGCCGCAGCGGCAGCGGCACGAACGACAGGACCATCGGCGACGCCGACAGCTCGAACCAGTTCTGGTCCGGCTCCAACGGATCGCGGTGCTCCTCCTTCACCGGCGCCCTGAACTGGTCCTTCGCCGCCGACGGCCGGCTCGCCGTCACTTTCGGCGGCACGCCGGTATCTCCGTAG
- a CDS encoding NAD-dependent epimerase/dehydratase family protein produces METSHTPTPRIILLTGAAGGVGTLMRELLPAYGYRLRLLDLVPVDGAPDAIVADLADREALREAVRGVDAVIHLAGISLESTFEKVMAANVTGLHHLYEAAREEGVRRVVFASSNHAVGFTPPPSGDDPLIPVGTPRRPDSFYGLSKCFGEDLAQLYWDLHGIETVSVRVGSCFPEPTTVRMLSMWLSPADCARLLHAALTAEDVGHTVVYGSSANTRLWWDLSSARSIGYEPQDDSERFAQRLIARQGVPGEDDPDGLYLGGRFCTDPPRWPH; encoded by the coding sequence ATGGAGACCTCACACACGCCTACGCCCCGGATCATCCTGCTCACCGGTGCGGCCGGGGGCGTCGGCACCCTGATGCGCGAACTGCTGCCCGCCTACGGCTACCGGCTCCGCCTGCTCGACCTGGTACCGGTCGACGGCGCACCGGACGCGATCGTCGCCGACCTCGCCGACCGCGAGGCACTGCGGGAGGCCGTCCGGGGCGTCGACGCGGTCATTCACCTCGCGGGGATATCCCTGGAGTCCACCTTCGAAAAGGTAATGGCCGCCAACGTCACCGGCCTGCACCACCTCTACGAGGCGGCCCGCGAGGAGGGGGTGCGCCGCGTCGTCTTCGCCTCCAGCAACCACGCCGTCGGCTTCACCCCGCCGCCGAGCGGGGACGACCCGCTGATCCCCGTCGGCACCCCGCGCCGGCCGGACAGCTTCTACGGCTTGTCCAAGTGCTTCGGCGAGGATCTGGCCCAGCTCTACTGGGACCTGCACGGCATCGAGACCGTATCGGTGCGGGTCGGCTCCTGCTTCCCCGAGCCGACCACGGTCCGGATGCTGTCGATGTGGCTGAGCCCCGCCGACTGCGCACGGCTCCTCCATGCGGCACTCACCGCCGAGGACGTCGGGCACACGGTCGTCTACGGCTCCTCCGCCAACACCCGGCTGTGGTGGGACCTTTCCTCGGCGCGGTCCATCGGATACGAACCGCAGGACGATTCGGAGCGGTTCGCGCAGCGGCTCATCGCCCGGCAGGGAGTCCCGGGCGAGGACGACCCGGACGGCCTGTACCTGGGCGGCCGCTTCTGCACCGACCCGCCGCGCTGGCCGCACTGA
- a CDS encoding arylsulfatase, giving the protein MVTPAAPDLTLLHTSPVHVPVFDALRDRHHPGAVLRHLVVPELLDRARVLGPASQTPAVRELLAGSGGPVLVTCSSIGAVGESLAGELGVPVLRVDRPLAAAAVRTGPRILVLATVESTLAPTVELLEEEAGRAGRPVSIRTRVVDGAWDRFAAGDAAGCLGLVAAAADEVADADVIVLAQVSMAGAQALVTTAVPVLASPASGLAAALGD; this is encoded by the coding sequence GTGGTGACGCCCGCCGCGCCGGACCTGACCCTGCTGCACACCTCGCCCGTGCACGTGCCGGTCTTCGACGCCCTGCGCGACCGGCACCACCCGGGCGCCGTCCTGCGCCACCTGGTGGTGCCGGAGCTGCTGGATCGGGCCCGCGTGCTGGGGCCCGCGTCGCAGACCCCGGCCGTGCGGGAGCTGCTGGCGGGCTCCGGCGGGCCCGTCCTGGTCACCTGCTCCTCGATCGGCGCCGTCGGCGAGTCGCTGGCCGGGGAGCTCGGCGTGCCGGTGCTCCGGGTCGACCGCCCGCTGGCGGCCGCCGCGGTCCGTACCGGGCCGCGGATCCTCGTACTGGCCACCGTGGAGTCGACGCTGGCCCCGACGGTGGAGCTGCTGGAGGAGGAGGCCGGGAGGGCCGGCCGCCCGGTGTCGATCCGTACCCGCGTGGTCGACGGGGCCTGGGACCGCTTCGCGGCGGGCGACGCGGCCGGGTGTCTCGGGCTCGTGGCCGCCGCGGCGGACGAGGTCGCGGATGCGGACGTCATCGTCCTCGCCCAGGTGTCCATGGCGGGCGCGCAGGCCCTGGTCACCACCGCCGTGCCAGTCCTGGCCAGCCCCGCTTCCGGCCTCGCGGCCGCTCTGGGGGACTAG
- the panD gene encoding aspartate 1-decarboxylase, which translates to MLRTMFKSKIHRATVTQADLHYVGSVTIDADLLDAADLLPGELVHIVDITNGARLETYVIRGERGSGVIGINGAAAHLVHPGDLVILISYGQMEDAEARVFEPRVVHVDGDNRIIELGVDPSAPVPGTDQKRSPHAVAV; encoded by the coding sequence ATGCTGCGCACCATGTTCAAGTCCAAGATCCACCGGGCCACCGTCACCCAGGCCGACCTGCACTACGTCGGGTCCGTGACCATCGACGCCGATCTCCTCGACGCGGCGGATCTGCTGCCCGGCGAGCTCGTGCACATCGTGGACATCACCAACGGGGCACGGCTGGAGACCTACGTCATCCGGGGCGAGCGCGGATCCGGGGTCATCGGGATCAACGGGGCCGCCGCGCACCTCGTGCACCCCGGTGACCTGGTCATCCTCATCAGCTACGGGCAGATGGAGGACGCCGAGGCGCGCGTGTTCGAGCCGCGCGTCGTTCACGTCGACGGCGACAATCGCATCATCGAGCTGGGTGTGGATCCGTCCGCCCCGGTTCCGGGAACGGACCAGAAGCGCAGCCCCCACGCCGTGGCTGTCTGA
- a CDS encoding GntR family transcriptional regulator gives MAFAPSPIPSRTQYVLEAIKHDILTGTLSPGQALVETELAAHFGVSKTPVREALKTLAGTGLVVVSQYKGVTVRMVDADMAREVYDVRLLLEPEAVRRTVAARAPLDAAREALLRAAGAEDPAERSLANREFHRALYLPCGNPLLGRMLDEVRDQAALVSTVAWAAVPSWEREAAEHEEILRLAAAGDADLAGRAVHDHIASFVQRAFPQDAFPQDSE, from the coding sequence ATGGCCTTCGCCCCGAGCCCCATCCCGTCCCGCACCCAGTACGTCCTGGAGGCGATCAAGCACGACATCCTGACCGGAACCCTGAGTCCCGGTCAGGCCCTGGTCGAAACCGAACTCGCCGCCCACTTCGGGGTGTCCAAGACTCCGGTCCGCGAGGCGCTCAAGACCCTCGCGGGCACCGGGCTCGTCGTGGTCAGCCAGTACAAGGGCGTCACCGTGCGCATGGTCGACGCCGACATGGCCCGCGAGGTGTACGACGTACGACTGCTCCTGGAACCGGAGGCGGTCCGCCGCACGGTGGCCGCCCGCGCCCCGCTCGACGCGGCGCGCGAGGCGCTGCTGCGGGCCGCAGGAGCCGAGGACCCCGCGGAACGCTCGCTCGCCAACCGGGAGTTCCACCGGGCTCTCTACCTGCCCTGCGGCAACCCCCTGCTCGGCCGGATGCTCGACGAGGTCCGCGACCAGGCCGCCCTCGTTTCCACCGTCGCCTGGGCCGCCGTTCCTTCCTGGGAGCGCGAGGCCGCCGAACACGAGGAGATCCTGCGCCTCGCCGCCGCCGGTGACGCGGACCTGGCCGGCCGGGCCGTCCACGACCACATCGCCTCCTTCGTCCAGCGCGCCTTCCCCCAGGACGCCTTCCCCCAGGACAGCGAGTGA
- a CDS encoding GNAT family N-acetyltransferase — translation MSQTGSSESIKIVDDRAAGRLSAVEDGAVVGHIAYFVLAESPHALVAVHTIVEPGHEGRGIAGNLVKTFYGIAADEGVPVVPLCPYAASWAAKHPEQAPEAPTGVVAAAKAQLDSDSDLW, via the coding sequence ATGTCGCAGACCGGGTCGAGCGAATCGATCAAGATCGTGGACGACCGGGCGGCCGGGCGGCTGTCGGCCGTCGAGGACGGGGCGGTGGTCGGGCACATCGCCTACTTCGTGCTCGCCGAGTCGCCCCACGCCCTCGTGGCGGTCCACACCATCGTCGAACCGGGGCACGAGGGCCGCGGGATCGCCGGGAACCTGGTGAAGACCTTCTACGGGATCGCGGCCGACGAGGGCGTGCCCGTCGTCCCGCTCTGCCCGTATGCCGCGAGCTGGGCCGCCAAACACCCCGAGCAGGCGCCCGAGGCGCCGACCGGGGTGGTGGCCGCCGCCAAGGCGCAGCTCGACTCGGACTCCGACCTGTGGTGA
- the araD gene encoding L-arabinonate dehydratase, giving the protein MSLRPDQLRSHQWYGTDGLRSFSHRARTRQLGYLPEEHMGKPVVAILNTWSDINPCHVHLRDRAQAVKRGVWQAGGFPLEFPVSTLSETFQKPTPMLYRNLLAMETEELLRSYPVDGAVLLGGCDKSTPALLMGAASVDLPTVFVPAGPMLPGHWRGETLGSGTDMWKYWDDKRAGLIGDCEMAELESGLARSPGHCMTMGTASTLTAAAETLGVTVPGASSIPAVDSGHDRMAAASGMRIVELVRQDRRLSAILNREAYEDAVAAVLALGGSTNAVIHLIAMAGRSGVKLTLDDFDRIARTVPVLADLRPGGRFLMEDFHFAGGMPAFLSRLTDVLHLDRPTVSHDTLREQLDGARVHNDEVIRERERPLAPEGGVAVLRGNLCPDGAVIKHIAAEPHLLKHTGPAVVFDDYRTMQRTIDDPALEITADHVLVLRGSGPKGGPGMPEYGMLPIPTYLLEQGVRDMVRISDARMSGTSYGACVLHVAPESYVGGPLALVRTGDTITLDVETRSLHLHVSENELAHRREAWTPPPARYERGYGALYTEQITQADTGCDFEFLARPGATPDPYAG; this is encoded by the coding sequence ATGAGCCTGCGACCCGACCAGTTGCGCAGCCACCAGTGGTACGGGACGGACGGACTGCGCTCGTTCAGCCACCGCGCCCGCACGCGCCAGCTCGGCTACCTCCCCGAGGAGCACATGGGCAAGCCGGTGGTGGCGATCCTCAACACCTGGTCCGACATCAATCCCTGCCACGTCCATCTCCGGGACCGCGCGCAGGCCGTGAAGCGGGGCGTGTGGCAAGCCGGTGGCTTCCCGCTCGAATTCCCGGTCTCCACTCTCTCCGAGACCTTCCAGAAGCCGACGCCGATGCTCTACCGCAACCTCCTCGCGATGGAGACGGAGGAGCTGCTGCGCTCCTATCCCGTCGACGGCGCGGTTCTCCTCGGCGGCTGCGACAAGTCGACACCGGCACTGCTGATGGGCGCGGCCTCGGTGGATCTGCCGACCGTCTTCGTGCCGGCCGGGCCCATGCTGCCGGGCCATTGGCGGGGCGAGACCCTCGGTTCCGGCACCGACATGTGGAAGTACTGGGACGACAAGCGGGCGGGCCTGATCGGCGACTGCGAAATGGCCGAACTGGAGAGCGGGCTGGCCCGCTCCCCCGGCCACTGCATGACGATGGGCACGGCCTCCACGCTCACCGCCGCCGCCGAGACCCTCGGAGTGACCGTGCCGGGCGCCTCCTCGATCCCGGCGGTCGACTCGGGCCACGACCGGATGGCGGCCGCCTCGGGGATGCGGATCGTGGAGCTCGTACGGCAGGACCGGCGACTGTCCGCGATCTTGAACCGGGAGGCGTACGAGGACGCGGTCGCCGCCGTCCTGGCGCTCGGCGGGTCGACGAACGCGGTCATCCACCTGATCGCCATGGCCGGCCGTTCGGGGGTGAAGCTCACGCTGGACGACTTCGACCGCATCGCGCGGACCGTTCCGGTGCTGGCCGACCTCCGCCCCGGCGGGCGGTTCCTCATGGAGGACTTCCACTTCGCCGGCGGCATGCCCGCCTTCCTCTCCCGGCTCACCGACGTGCTGCACCTCGACCGGCCGACCGTCTCCCACGACACGCTGCGGGAACAGCTCGACGGCGCCCGCGTGCACAACGACGAGGTGATCCGGGAGCGCGAACGGCCCCTCGCACCCGAGGGCGGGGTCGCGGTGCTGCGCGGGAACCTCTGCCCGGACGGCGCGGTCATCAAGCACATCGCCGCCGAGCCGCACCTGCTCAAGCACACGGGCCCGGCCGTGGTCTTCGACGACTACCGCACGATGCAGCGGACCATCGACGACCCGGCGCTCGAGATCACCGCGGACCATGTGCTCGTACTACGGGGCTCCGGGCCGAAGGGCGGCCCGGGGATGCCGGAGTACGGGATGCTGCCGATCCCCACGTACCTGCTGGAGCAGGGCGTACGGGACATGGTCCGGATCTCCGACGCCCGTATGAGCGGCACGAGTTACGGCGCGTGCGTGCTCCACGTGGCGCCCGAGTCGTACGTCGGCGGGCCGCTCGCCCTGGTTCGCACGGGCGACACCATCACCCTCGACGTCGAGACGCGCTCCCTTCATCTGCACGTCTCCGAGAACGAGTTGGCGCATCGGCGCGAGGCGTGGACCCCGCCGCCGGCCCGCTACGAGCGCGGCTACGGGGCGCTCTACACCGAGCAGATCACCCAGGCCGACACCGGATGCGACTTCGAGTTCCTGGCCCGGCCCGGGGCGACTCCCGATCCCTACGCGGGCTGA
- a CDS encoding glycoside hydrolase family 48 protein, producing MSAHPPPRPRVRRTLLTASATALALSLPLGLTAVGATTAAAAAVQCSVDYKTNDWGSGFTAELTLTNRSATTLDGWTLTYDYAGNQQLTNGWNGTWTQSGKTVRVAAPDWSKTLAAGAAVTAGAQFGYSGTNTAPSSFAVNGTPCTGAHQPPVAVLTSPAPGAVYTVGAAVPLAATAAAADGATVGKVEFYSDTTLLGTDTTAPFTLGATGLAAGAHSLYAKAYDSLGASGESAPVGITVAAGPALVAAPAQLSVRRGETAAFDLKLSKQPAANVTVGVARASGNTDLTATPAELTFTPANWNTAQKVTVTAGATGSGSAVFTATAPGHTTTEVTVAQLAADSTYDARFLDLHGKITNPANGYFSPEGIPYHSVETLIVEAPDQGHETTSEAYSYLIWLQAMYGKITGDWTKFNGAWDVMEKFMIPTHADQPTTGAYNASKPATYAPEHDLPSQYPAKLDGGVASGVDPIAGELKSAYGTDDIYGMHWLQDVDNVYGFGNEPGKCSAGPTATGPSYINTFQRGPEESVWETVPHPTCDKFAYGGRNGYLDLFTGDSSYAKQWKFTNAPDADARAVQAAYWADIWAKQQGKGSQVTGTVSKAAKMGDYLRYSMFDKYFKKAGNCVGPTVCPAGTGKDSAHYLMSWYYAWGGATDTAAAWSWRIGSSHAHGGYQNPLAAYALSEYAPLKPKSATGSADWATSLDRQLEFYRWLQSDEGAIAGGATNSWQGRYAQPPAGTPTFHGLFYDEKPVYQDPASNQWFGFQAWSMERVAELYQQTGDAAAKTVLDKWVGWALSKTTVNPDGTYRIPSTLKWSGAPDTWNASAPGANSGLHVTVADYTDDVGVAAAYAKTLTYYAAKSGNAEAKRVAKALLDGMWAHHQDPLGVAVQETRTDYSRFANPVYVPSAWTGTMPNGDTVNPSSTFASIRTFYQDDPAWPKIEAYLAGGAAPVFTYHRFWAQADIALAMGSYAELLE from the coding sequence ATGTCCGCACATCCCCCACCCAGGCCACGCGTCCGTCGCACACTGCTGACGGCATCGGCCACCGCCCTCGCCCTTTCCCTCCCCCTGGGCCTCACGGCCGTCGGCGCCACCACCGCCGCGGCCGCGGCGGTGCAGTGCAGCGTCGACTACAAGACCAACGACTGGGGTTCGGGCTTCACCGCCGAGCTCACCCTCACCAACCGGTCCGCCACGACCCTCGACGGGTGGACCCTGACCTACGACTACGCGGGCAACCAGCAACTCACCAACGGCTGGAACGGCACGTGGACCCAGTCCGGCAAGACCGTCAGAGTCGCGGCTCCGGACTGGAGCAAGACCCTCGCCGCAGGCGCGGCCGTCACGGCCGGCGCCCAGTTCGGCTACAGCGGGACCAACACCGCCCCCTCCTCGTTCGCGGTCAACGGCACCCCGTGCACCGGAGCCCACCAGCCCCCGGTCGCCGTGCTGACCAGCCCCGCCCCCGGCGCCGTCTACACGGTGGGCGCCGCTGTCCCGCTCGCCGCCACCGCCGCGGCGGCCGACGGCGCCACCGTGGGCAAGGTCGAGTTCTACAGCGACACCACGCTCCTGGGCACGGACACCACGGCGCCCTTCACCCTCGGCGCCACCGGCCTCGCCGCCGGCGCCCACTCCCTCTACGCCAAGGCCTACGACAGCCTCGGAGCCTCCGGCGAGTCGGCTCCCGTCGGCATCACGGTCGCCGCCGGCCCCGCCCTCGTCGCGGCCCCCGCGCAGCTCTCCGTACGCCGGGGGGAGACGGCCGCCTTCGACCTGAAGCTCTCCAAGCAGCCGGCCGCGAACGTCACGGTGGGCGTGGCCCGCGCCTCGGGCAACACCGACCTCACGGCGACACCCGCCGAGCTCACCTTCACCCCGGCCAACTGGAACACCGCCCAGAAGGTGACCGTCACCGCCGGGGCCACCGGCAGCGGCTCCGCCGTCTTCACCGCGACGGCCCCGGGTCACACCACAACCGAGGTGACGGTGGCCCAGTTGGCCGCCGACTCCACGTACGACGCCCGCTTCCTCGACCTCCACGGGAAGATCACCAACCCGGCCAACGGCTACTTCTCGCCCGAGGGCATCCCGTACCACTCCGTCGAGACGCTGATCGTGGAGGCCCCGGACCAGGGGCACGAGACCACCTCGGAGGCCTACAGCTACCTGATCTGGCTGCAGGCGATGTACGGGAAGATCACCGGAGACTGGACCAAGTTCAACGGCGCGTGGGACGTCATGGAGAAGTTCATGATCCCCACCCATGCCGACCAGCCCACGACCGGCGCCTACAACGCCTCCAAGCCCGCCACCTACGCCCCCGAGCACGACCTTCCCTCGCAGTACCCGGCCAAGCTCGACGGAGGGGTCGCCTCCGGCGTGGACCCGATCGCAGGCGAGCTGAAGAGCGCGTACGGCACGGACGACATCTACGGCATGCACTGGCTCCAGGACGTCGACAACGTCTACGGCTTCGGCAACGAGCCCGGAAAGTGCTCCGCCGGACCGACCGCGACCGGACCCTCGTACATCAACACCTTCCAGCGCGGACCCGAGGAGTCGGTCTGGGAGACCGTTCCGCACCCCACCTGCGACAAGTTCGCCTACGGCGGCAGGAACGGCTACCTCGACCTCTTCACCGGGGACTCCTCCTACGCCAAGCAGTGGAAGTTCACCAACGCCCCGGACGCCGACGCGCGCGCCGTCCAGGCCGCGTACTGGGCGGACATCTGGGCCAAGCAGCAGGGGAAGGGGTCCCAGGTCACCGGGACCGTCTCCAAGGCGGCCAAGATGGGCGACTACCTGCGGTACTCCATGTTCGACAAGTACTTCAAGAAGGCCGGGAACTGTGTCGGCCCGACCGTCTGCCCCGCCGGCACGGGCAAGGACAGCGCGCACTACCTGATGTCCTGGTACTACGCCTGGGGCGGCGCCACCGACACCGCGGCCGCCTGGTCCTGGCGGATCGGCTCCAGCCACGCCCACGGCGGCTACCAGAACCCGCTCGCCGCCTACGCGCTGAGCGAGTACGCCCCGCTGAAGCCCAAGTCGGCGACCGGCTCGGCGGACTGGGCGACCAGCCTCGACCGGCAGCTGGAGTTCTACCGCTGGCTCCAGTCCGACGAGGGCGCCATCGCGGGCGGCGCGACCAACAGCTGGCAGGGGCGGTACGCGCAGCCCCCGGCCGGGACCCCCACCTTCCACGGGCTCTTCTACGACGAGAAGCCCGTCTACCAGGACCCGGCGTCCAACCAGTGGTTCGGGTTCCAGGCCTGGTCGATGGAGCGGGTCGCCGAGCTGTACCAGCAGACGGGGGACGCCGCCGCCAAGACCGTGCTCGACAAGTGGGTCGGCTGGGCCCTGTCGAAGACCACGGTCAACCCCGACGGCACCTACCGCATCCCCTCCACCCTCAAGTGGTCCGGCGCCCCCGACACCTGGAACGCGTCGGCGCCCGGCGCCAACTCGGGCCTGCACGTCACCGTCGCGGACTACACCGACGACGTGGGCGTGGCCGCCGCCTACGCCAAGACCCTCACCTACTACGCCGCGAAGTCCGGCAACGCCGAGGCCAAGCGGGTCGCGAAGGCCCTCCTCGACGGCATGTGGGCCCACCACCAGGACCCCCTGGGCGTCGCCGTCCAGGAGACGCGGACCGACTACAGCCGCTTCGCCAACCCGGTGTACGTGCCCAGCGCGTGGACGGGCACGATGCCGAACGGCGACACGGTGAACCCCTCGTCCACCTTCGCCTCGATCCGCACCTTCTACCAGGACGACCCGGCCTGGCCGAAGATCGAGGCCTATCTCGCGGGCGGCGCCGCGCCCGTCTTCACGTACCACCGGTTCTGGGCCCAGGCGGACATCGCCCTGGCCATGGGCTCGTACGCGGAGCTGCTCGAATAG